From Anopheles ziemanni unplaced genomic scaffold, idAnoZiCoDA_A2_x.2 U_55, whole genome shotgun sequence:
tcattttgcatcgtctcattctctttaaagtcaccttaagcaccttctaaacctcattttgcatcgtctcattctctttaaagtcaccttaagcaccttctaaacctcattttgcatcgtctcattctctttaaaatcactttaagcaccttctaaacaccattttgcatcgtctcattctctttaaagtcaccttaagcaccttctaaacaccattttgcatcgtctcattctctttaaagtcaccttaagcaccttctaaacctcattttgcatcgtctcattctctttaaagtcactttaagcaccttctaaacctcattttgcatcgtctcattctctttaaagtcactttaagcaccttctaaacctcattttgcatcgtctcattctctttaaagtcactttaagcaccttctaaacctcattttgcatcgtctcattctctttaaagtcaccttaagcaccttctaaacaccattttgcatcgtctcattctctttaaagtcactttaagcaccttctaaacctcattttgcatcgtctcattctctttaaagtcaccttaagcaccttctaaacaccattttgcatcgtctcattctctttaaagtcactttaagcaccttctaaacctcattttgcatcgtctcattctctttaaagtcaccttaagcaccttctaaacctcattttgcatcgtctcattctctttaaagtcactttaagcaccttctaaacaccattttgcatcgtctcattctctttaaagtcactttaagcaccttctaaacaccattttgcatcgtctcattctctttaaagtcactttaagcaccttctaaacctcattttgcatcgtctcattctctttaaagtcactttaagcaccttctaaacctcattttgcatcgtctcattctctttaaagtcaccttaagcaccttctaaacctcattttgcatcgtctcattctctttaaagtcaccttaagcaccttctaaacctcattttgcatcgtctcattctctttaaagtcaccttaagcaccttctaaacctcattttgcatcgtctcattctctttaaagtcaccttaagcaccttctaaacctcattttgcatcgtctcattctctttaaagtcaccttaagcaccttctaaacctcattttgcatcgtctcattctctttaaagtcaccttaagcaccttctaaacaccattttgcatcgtctcattctctttaaagtcactttaagcaccttctaaacaccattttgcatcgtctcattctctttaaagtcactttaagcaccttctaaacaccattttgcatcgtctcattctctttaaagtcactttaagcaccttctaaacctcattttgcatcgtctcattctctttaaagtcaccttaagcaccttctaaacaccattttgcatcgtctcattctctttaaagtcaccttaagcaccttctaaacctcattttgcatcgtctcattctctttaaagtcactttaagcaccttctaaacctcattttgcatcgtctcattctctttaaagtcaccttaagcaccttctaaacaccattttgcatcgtctcattctctttaaagtcactttaagcaccttctaaacctcattttgcatcgtctcattctctttaaagtctctttaagcaccttctaaacaccattttgcatcgtctcattctctttaaagtcactttaagcaccttctaaacctcattttgcatcgtctcattctctttaaagtcacctgaagcaccttctaaacaccattttgcatcgtctcattctctttaaagtcactttaagcaccttctaaacctcattttgcatcgtctcattctctttaaagtcaccttaagcaccttctaaacctcattttgcatcgtctcattctctttaaagtcaccttaagcagcttctaaacctcattttgcatcgtctcattctctttaaagtcactttaagcaccttctaaacctcattttgcatcgtctcattctctttaaagtcaccttaagcaccttctaaacaccattttgcatcgtctcattctctttaaagtcactttaagcaccttctaaacctcattttgcatcgtctcattctctttaaagtcaccttaagcaccttctaaacctcattttgcatcgtctcattctctttaaagtcactttaagcaccttctaaacaccattttgcatcgtctcattctctttaaagtcaccttaagcaccttctaaacctcattttgcatcgtctcattctctttaaagtcactttaagcaccttctaaacctcattttgcatcgtctcattctctttaaagtcaccttaagcaccttctaaacaccattttgcatcgtctcattctctttaaagtcactttaagcaccttctaaacctcattttgcatcgtctcattctctttaaagtcactttaagcaccttctaaacaccattttgcatcgtctcattctctttaaagtcaccttaagcaccttctaaacaccattttgcatcgtctcattctctttaaagtcaccttaagcaccttctaaatgtAGTGTCTTAGAAATGTAAGTAATATGTAAGCGTAGTATAAGTGATCGATGTAAGTTAGACATAAGTATATGTGTAAGGATTATAATAAAAGGTCAGTCGTTGATCAGCATTCGAACAAGCAACAAGTCCGCATAATAGTTGGCGACgaggaaaaaagcgaaaaaagtcAAGTCAAGTCAAGTCGAGTCAAAATGTCTTTGATTGGAAAGATTGAGCCCTTTGTAATGGGAGAAAGTATTAAGGAGTATTTGGAGAGGATGGATATCTTCTTCGATGTAAATGAAGTGGAGTCCGGGAAGAAAACAGTGATGCTGTTAACGCTGGGAGGAGCATCACTGTACAGTTTGATCTCAAAAATGGTGCTACCGGAGAAACCAAGCTCAGTGCCGTACGAAAAATTAGTGATCAAACTTAAAGAACAGTTGGAGCAGAAAGTGAACGTGGTAGCGGAGCGGTTCAACTTTAGGAACTGTATTCAAAAGAATCAATCAGTGGCGGAATATATAGTTGAACTAAAAGCGCTCGCACAAACATGTGAATTCAAATGCTGTCTGGTGGAAGCGTTGCGTGATCAGCTGGTTGCGGGTGTTCGAGATGATGGCCTGAGAAAGCGGCTTCTGCGTGAGACTGGTCTCACGTTCGAAGGAGCAGAAAGCATCGCCAGAACGTGGGAAGCTGCGGACGAGCAGAACGAAGCTTTTACGAGGAAGGAGAAAGGAGGAGAAATGGCGGCGATTAGGAGTGCGCCAAAAAGAAGCGTCGTTTCAAAATCTCACTACTACCGTGGAAGTGGTGCACCTGTAAAACCAAGTAATGATAATAATTGTCACAGATGCGGAAGATCGCACAACCCACAGACATGTCCTGCGCGTACGTGGCAGTGTTTTACCTGCAAAAAGTACGGACATGTGTCGTCGTGTTGCAGGAGCAAAAATGTACATGGGCAGGATAGATCACTAACACACATAGCGCGGATCAATGTAATAAGTAGTCCAGAAGTGCGCGTGTTAAAAGTTAATGACACGGACATTGCGTTTGAAATTGATTGCGGCGCGTGTAATACAGTGATGCCGGAGAATTTATAtcgagaaaaattttcaaatctacaATTAGAAAAAACAGATTTAAGATTGATTACGGCATCTGGACAAAGATTAACACCGTTAGGAAAAATAACTGTTAATGTTATCGCGAGTAATAGAACGGTCAAGttagaaataacaataatccCGACAGAAAACAGAGGGAACCCTCTACTAGGCCGTGATGCGTTAGACATATTATTCCCtgattggagaaaaagttttagTTTAAACCAAATTGATGCGGATAAATGGCTAgtagaaatgaaagaaatgttCCCAAATCTAACAGATGGGAATCATAAACAAATGATAGAAGGATTTGAAGCTAGTTTAGTATTAAAACCAAATTGTACTCCAATATTTCACAAAGCTTACTCAGTGCCGTTTGCTCTAGTacaaaaagtagaaaacaacCTAGAGAAGTTAGTACAAGACGGTATACTTGTACCAACACGTACATCAGCGTGGGCGAGTCCTATAGTAGTAAGAGGAAAAAGTGATGGTTCGGTACGGATTTGTTTAGATGGAAAGGCaactataaataaatatctGACGGTAGAACATTATCCTTTACCGAAAATTGACGATATTTTAGCGAAAATTGCAAATTGGACAGTGTTTTGCAAAATAGATTTAACAGGAGCATATCTGCAAGTGAAGCTATCAGAACAATCGCAAAATATTTGTACCATAAATACCCATAAGGGGTTATACAAGTATACTAGAATGCCTTTTGGAGTACAATCAGCGCCTGCGATATTTCAAACGATTATCGATCAAATATTATTAAACACTCAAGGTATTGCGTATATGGATGACATATTGGTTGGcggtgaaaacgaaaaacaatgtAAAGAAAAATTATGCGAAGTGTTGAAAAGCCTAGAAAAGCACAATGTGAAGATAAACGAGAAAAAGTCGGAATTTTTCAAACCGGAGATTGAGTACCTAGGGTATAAAATATCGAGGAACGGAATAACAACAAATGAGTCGAAAGTTAAAGCAATAATTAAAGCTCCAGTACCATCAGATGTGATGCAATTGCAAGCGTTCTTAGGAATGATAAATTATTATAGCAGGTTTTTGCCAAATTTAGCAACAATATTAAGTCCAATGTATGAATTGCTACGCAAagacaaaaaatatgtatggTCAAATGAATGTCAGGCGTCATTcgaaaaaacgaaatcaatgTTGGTAGATAACAACATTTTAGTACCATTTGATCCTAAAAAGCCTGTTATATTAGCAGTTGATGCTAGTCCTTACGGATTAGGAGCAATATTGTCGCATGAAATTGATGGAGTagaaaaccaatatattttGCCTCAGCAACTCTCTCACAAGCGCAGAAAAACTATGCGCAGGTTCACAAAGAAGCGTTAGCGGTCGTTTTTGGTGTAAAAAAATTTCATAAGTACATCTACGGAATCAAGTTTAAACTAGTGACCGATAATTCGGGAGTAAAAGAAATATTCAATCCGTCAAGAACAACGTCGTCGATTGCAGTAGCTAGATTGAGTCGATGGGCAATGATATTAGCCGAATATGAATACACAATAGAGCATAGACCAGGCAAAAGCATGAGTCATGTAGATGCATTAAGTAGACTGCCATTAGAGGAAGGTTTAGAAATAGAAGAAGATTGCGCACAAGTAAATGCGATTTCGTCGTCCTCAATCATTGACATTGAGATGATTAGTCAATTCCAAAAGTCAGATGCAATATTGAAACAAGTATACCAACAAGTAAAACATGGTTGGGCGAAAAATGTCAAAGCGGAATTGAAAGATTATGCTAAAGTTAGTAATAGCTTAGCAATAGAAgatggtgtgttgtttttcaatgatCGAGTAGTAATTCCAGATAAGCTGAAAGATAAAATAGTCAGTCTTTTTCATGACAACCATGATGGGTTAGTAAGAATGAAAATGTCAGCAAGGAAATTAGTATGGTGGAAAAGTATGGATAAAAGTTTCGAGCAATGCATAAAGGCATGTCAAGTCTGTCAGTCGAGGCAAATCGTACCTAAAGAAGTAGTCACAACAAAATGGGTACAAtgctcaagaccattccaaagaATCCACatagatttgttttactttgaaaATAGTACATTGTTAATTATAGTCGACAGTTTTTCAAAGTATATTGAggtaaaaattatgaaaagtaCTAAAGCAGAAAATGTCATAGAAGtgttagaaatattttttgcatGTTTCGGATTACCAGAAGAAATTGTATCAGATAATGGTCCTCCATTTAGTTCAGATCAATTTACGAATTTTTTAAGAGAAAAAGGTATAAAAGTCAGTAAGTCCCCACCGTACCACCCACAGTCGAACGGGTTGGCCGAGAGGGCGGTTAGAACAATAAAGGATAGCCTGAAGAAGTATCTATTGGATACAAGGTACAAACCACTAAGTCTTCAGAGGAAACTGAATCAAATATTGTTCAAGTATAGGAATAGTCCATGTACGGTAACTAAAGTCACACCTTCAGAAAGAGTGTTTTGTTACGTACCACATACAGTAACAGCAAAAGTCAATCCTATAAAAGGAAATGAGAGACAAATGTCAACTATGGAagagtcaagaagtcagtctAAAATCGTAGGAAATCAAGTCGaatatgaagaagaagaatctgtATTTTACAGAAATCACTTTAAAGAGCACATGAGATGGATCCCGGCaatagtaaaaaagaaaataagcggGTTAAGATATTTAATCAGTCTGAATGGAATAATACGGATGGTACATAAGaaccaattgaggaaaaacaaaaaccagatGAGTTCAAAGGATGTCATAATACCATCAGAGGTAAATATTTCgtacaaaaggaaaaggagtGAATCAAGTCCTCCACCGTTAAGACGATCGAAAAGGTTAGAAGGACAACCACGATTTAAGTATCCTAGATAGGAAGTAAACTCCGTTTAAGGGGGAGAATGTAGTGTCTTAGAAATGTAAGTAATATGTAAGCGTAGTATAAGTGATCGATGTAAGTTAGACATAAGTATATGTGTAAGGATTATAATAAAAGGTCAGTCGTTGATCAGCATTCGAACAAGCAACAAGTCCGCATAAtactaaacaccattttgcatcgtctcattctctttaaagtcactttaagcaccttctaaacctcattttgcatcgtctcattctctttaaagtcaccttaagcaccttctaaacaccattttgcatcgtctcattctctttaaagtcactttaagcaccttctaaacctcattttgcatcgtctcattctctttaaagtcactttaagcaccttctaaacctcattttgcatcatctcattctctttaaagtcactttaagcaccttctaaacaccattttgcatcgtctcattctctttaaagtcactttaagcaccttctaaacaccattttgcatcgtctcattctctttaaagtcactttaagcaccttctaaacaccattttgcatcgtctcattctctttaaagtcactttaagcaccttctaaacctcattttgcatcgtctcattctctttaaagtcaccttaagcaccttctaaacaccattttgcatcgtctcattctctttaaagtcactttaagcaccttctaaacctcattttgcatcgtctcattctctttaaagtcaccttaagcaccttctaaacctcattttgcatcgtctcattctctttaaagtcaccttaagcaccttctaaacaccattttgcatcgtctcactctctttaaagtcactttaagcaccttctaaacctcattttgcatcgtctcattctctttaaagtcactttaagcaccttctaaacctcattttgcatcgtctcattctctttaaagtcactttaagcaccttctaaacctcattttgcatcgtctcattctctttaaagtcactttaagcaccttctaaacctcattttgcatcgtctcattctctttaaagtcaccttaagcaccttctaaacaccattttgcatcgtctcattctctttaaagtcactttaagcaccttctaaacctcattttgcatcgtctcattctctttaaagtcaccttaagcaccttctaaacctcattttgcatcgtctcattctctttaaagtcactttaagcaccttctaaacctcattttgcatcgtctcattctctttaaagtcaccttaagcaccttctaaacaccattttgcatcgtctcattctctttaaagtcactttaagcaccttctaaacaccattttgcatcgtctcattctctttaaagtcaccttaagcaccttctaaacaccattttgcatcgtctcattctctttaaagtcaccttaagcaccttctaaacctcattttgcatcgtctcattctctttaaagtcaccttaagcaccttctaaacaccattttgcatcgtctcattctctttaaagtcaccttaagcaccttctaaacctcattttgcatcgtctcattctctttaaagtcaccttaagcaccttctaaacctcattttgcatcgtctcattctctttaaagtcaccttaagcaccttctaaacaccattttgcatcgtctcattctctttaaagtcaccttaagcaccttctaaacctcattttgcatcgtctcattctctttaaagtcactttaagcaccttctaaacctcattttgcatcgtctcattctctttaaagtcaccttaagcaccttctaaacaccattttgcatcgtctcattctctttaaagtcaccttaagcaccttcttaacaccattttgcatcgtctcattctctttaaagtcactttaagcaccttctaaacctcattttgcatcgtctcattctctttaaagtcactttaagcaccttctaaacctcattttgcatcgtctcattctctttaaagtcaccttaagcaccttctaaacaccattttgcatcgtctcattctctttaaagtcactttaagcaccttctaaacctcattttgcatcgtctcattctctttaaagtcactttaagcaccttctaaacaccattttgcatcgtctcattctctttaaagtcactttaagcaccttctaaacctcattttgcatcgtctcattctctttaaagtcactttaagcaccttctaaacaccattttgcatcgtctcattctctttaaagtcaccttaagcaccttctaaacaccattttgcatcgtctcattctctttaaagtcactttaagcaccttctaaacctcattttgcatcgtctcattctctttaaagtcaccttaagcaccttctaaacctcattttgcatcgtctcattctctttaaagtcactttaagcaccttctaaacctcattttgcatcgtctcattctctttaaagtcaccttaagcaccttctaaacaccattttgcatcgtctcattctctttaaagtcaccttaagcaccttctaaacaccattttgcatcgtctcattctctttaaagtcactttaagcaccttctaaacctcattttgcatcgtctcattctctttaaagtcactttaagcaccttctaaacctcattttgcatcgtctcattctctttaaagtcactttaagcaccttctaaacaccattttgcatcgtctcattctctttaaagtcactttaagcaccttctaaacaccattttgcatcgtctcattctctttaaagtcactttaagcaccttctaaacctcattttgcatcgtctcattctctttaaagtcaccttaagcaccttctaaacaccattttgcatcgtctcattctctttaaagtaactttaagcaccttctaaacctcattttgcatcgtctcattctctctaaagtcaccttaagcaccttctaaacctcattttgcatcgtctcattctctttaaagtcaccttaagcaccttctaaacaccattttgcatcgtctcattctctttaaagtcactttaagcaccttctaaacctcattttgcatcgtctcattctctttaaagtcactttaagcaccttctaaacctcattttgcatcgtctcattctctttaaagtcaccttaagcaccttctaaacaccattttgcatcgtctcattctctttaaagtcaccttaagcaccttctaaacctcattttgcatcgtctcattctctttaaagtcaccttaagcaccttctaaacaccattttgcatcgtctcattctctttaaagtcactttaagcaccttctaaacctcattttgcatcgtctcattctctttaaagtcaccttaagcaccttctaaacctcattttgcatcgtctcattctcattaaagtcaccttaagcaccttctaaacaccattttgcatcgtctcattctctttaaagtcactttaagcaccttctaaacctcattttgcatcgtctcattctctttaaagtcactttaagcaccttctaaacctcattttgcatcgtctcattctctttaaagtcactttaagcaccttctaaacctcattttgcatcgtctcattctctttaaagtcaccttaagcaccttctaaacctcattttgcatcgtctcattctcattaaagtcaccttaagcaccttctaaacaccattttgcatcgtctcattctctttaaagtcactttaagcaccttctaaacctcattttgcatcgtctcattctctttaaagtcactttaagcaccttctaaacctcattttgcatcgtctcattctctttaaagtcaccttaagcaccttctaaacaccattttgcatcgtctcattctctttaaagtcactttaagcaccttctaaacctcattttgcatcgtctcattctctttaaagtcaccttaagcaccttctaaacaccattttgcatcgtctcattctctttaaagtcaccttaagcaccttctaaacctcattttgcatcgtctcattctctttaaagtcactttaagcaccttctaaacaccattttgcatcgtctcattctctttaaagtcactttaagcaccttctaaacaccattttgcatcgtctcattctctttaaagtcactttaagcaccttctaaacaccattttgcatcgtctcattctctttaaagtcaccttaagcaccttctaaacaccattttgcatcgtctcattctctttaaagtcactttaagcaccttttaaacaccattttgcatcgtctcattctctttaaagtcactttaagcaccttctaaacctcattttgcatcgtctcattctctttaaagtcactttaagcaccttctaaacaccattttgcatcgtctcattctctttaaagtcactttaagcaccttctaaacctcattttgcatcgtctcattctctttaaagtcactttaagcaccttctaaacctcattttgcatcgtctcattctctttaaagtcaccttaagcaccttctaaacaccattttgcatcgtctcattctctttaaagtcgctttaagcaccttctaaacaccattttgcatcgtctcattctctttaaagtcactttaagcaccttctaaacaccattttgcatcgtctcattctctttaaagtcactttaagcaccttctaaacctcattttgcatcgtctcattctctttaaagtcactttaagcaccttctaaacctcattttgcatcgtctcattctctttaaagtcactttaagcaccttctaaacctcattttgcatcgtctcattctctttaaagtcaccttaagcaccttctaaacctcattttgcatcgtctcattctctttaaagtcactttaagcaccttctaaacctcattttgcatcgtctcattctctttaaagtcaccttaagcaccttctaaacaccattttgcatcgtctcattctctttaaagtcactttaagcaccttctaaacaccattttgcatcgtctcattctctttaaagtcactttaagcaccttctaaacaccattttgcatcgtctcattctctttaaagtcactttaagcaccttctaaacaccattttgcatcgtctcattctctttaaagtcactttaagcaccttctaaacctcattttgcatcgtctcattctctttaaagtcactttaagcaccttctaaacaccattttgcatcgtctcattctctttaaagtcactttaagcaccttctaaacaccattttgcatcgtctcattctctttaaagtcactttaagcaccttctaaacctcattttgcatcgtctcattctctttaaagtcactttaagcaccttctaaacctcattttgcatcgtctcattctctttaaagtcaccttaagcaccttctaaacaccattttgcatcgtctcattctctttaaagtcactttaagcaccttctaaacctcattttgcatcgtctcattctcttttaagtcactgtcactttaagcaccttctaaacctcattttgcatcgtctcaatctctttaaagtcaccttaagcaccttctaaacaccattttgcatcgtctcattctctttaaagtcactttaagcaccttctaaacctcattttgcatcgtctcattctctttaaagtcactttaagcaccttctaaacctcattttgcatcgtctcattctctttaaagtcactttaagcaccttcttaacctcattttgcatcgtctcattctctttaaagtctttaagcaccttctaaacaccattttgcatcgtctcattctctttaaagtcaccttaagcaccttctaaacaccattttgcatcgtctcattctctttaaagtcactttaagcaccttctaaacaccattttgcatcgtctcattctctttaaagtcactttaagcaccttctaaacaccattttgcatcgtctcattctctttaaagtcactttaagcaccttctaaacctcattttgcatcgtctcattctctttaaagtcactttaagcaccttctaaacaccattttgcatcgtctcattctctttaaagtcactttaagcaccttctaaacctcattttgcatcgtctcattctctttaaagtcactttaagcaccttctaaacctcattttgcatcgtctcattctctttaaagtcactttaagcaccttctaaacctcattttgcatcgtctcattctctttaaagtcaccttaagcaccttctaaacaccattttgcatcgtctcattctctttaaagtcactttaagcaccttctaaacctcattttgcatcgtctcattctcttttaagtcactttaagcaccttctaaacctcattttgcatcgtctcattctctttaaagtcaccttaagcaccttctaaacaccattttgcatcgtctcattctctttaaagtcactttaagcaccttctaaacctcattttgcatcgtctcattctctttaaagtcactttaagcaccttctaaacctcattttgcatcgtctcattctctttaaagtcactttaagcaccttcttaacctcattttgcatcgtctcattctctttaaagtcactttaagcaccttctaaacaccattttgcatcgtctcattctctttaaagtcaccttaagcaccttctaaacctcattttgcatcgtctcattctctttaaagtcaccttaagcaccttctaaacaccattttgtatcgtctcattctctttaaagtcaccttaagcaccttctaaacaccattttgcatcgtctcattctctttaaagtcactttaagcaccttctaaacaccattttgcatcgtctcattctctttaaagtcaccttaagcaccttctaaacctcattttgcatcgtctcattctctttaaagtcaccttaagcaccttctaaacctcattt
This genomic window contains:
- the LOC131292801 gene encoding uncharacterized protein LOC131292801, yielding MGESIKEYLERMDIFFDVNEVESGKKTVMLLTLGGASLYSLISKMVLPEKPSSVPYEKLVIKLKEQLEQKVNVVAERFNFRNCIQKNQSVAEYIVELKALAQTCEFKCCLVEALRDQLVAGVRDDGLRKRLLRETGLTFEGAESIARTWEAADEQNEAFTRKEKGGEMAAIRSAPKRSVVSKSHYYRGSGAPVKPSNDNNCHRCGRSHNPQTCPARTWQCFTCKNLKKYLLDTRYKPLSLQRKLNQILFKYRNSPCTVTKVTPSERVFCYVPHTVTAKVNPIKGNERQMSTMEESRSQSKIVGNQVEYEEEESVFYRNHFKEHMRWIPAIVKKKISGLRYLISLNGIIRMVHKNQLRKNKNQMSSKDVIIPSE